In the genome of Streptomyces sp. 846.5, the window CGTCATCCGGCACGTCGACGCCGGCTACGACCGCGCCGTCGAGGTCGCGGACGAGCGCGGCGTGCGCATCCCGATGCGTGAGGGCGAGTAGTCACGTGACTTCCGTTGAGGAGCAGCTCGGTTCCGCTGCCGACAGCCATCGCCGGATGTGGTCCGAGCTGCTCCCGGTCGGCCGCTACGACGCCTCCGGCGGCTACCGGCGGCACGCCTGGACCCCGGCCGACGCCGAGTGCCGCGCCTGGTTCGCCGAGCAGGCCGCCGCCCGCGGACTGGCCTACGAGGTCGACCGCAACGGCAACCAGTGGGCCTGGTACGGCGACCCACAGGGCGACGGCGCCATCGTCACCGGCTCGCACCTGGACTCCGTCCCGGACGGCGGCGCCTTCGACGGGCCGCTGGGCGTGGTGTCCTCGTTCGCGGCGCTCGACGCGCTCCGGGAGCGCGGCTTCCAGCCGGTGCGCCCGCTGGCCATCACCAACTTCGTGGACGAGGAGGGCGCCCGCTTCGGCGTCGCCTGCGTCGGCTCACGGCTGACCGCAGGGGTGCTGACGCAGGATCAGGCCTACGGCCTGCGGGACGCGGCCGGGGTCCGGCTGCCCGACGCCATGGAGGCGGTCGGCCAGGACCCGGCGCTGATGGGCAAGGACGAGGAGCGGCTGTCCCGGGTCGCCGCCTATGTCGAACTCCATGTCGAGCAGGGCCGCTTCCTGGCCGGGACGCCGCACCCGGTCGGCGTCGCCTCGGCGATCTGGCCGCACGGCCGCTGGCGCTTCGACTTCCACGGCGAGGCCAACCACGCGGGCACCACCCGCCTGGAGGACCGCCGCGACCCGATGCTGACCTACGCCAACACCGTGCTCTCGGCCCGGAAGAAGGCCAGGCTGCACGGGGCGCTGGCCACCTTCGGCAAGGTCAGCGTGGAGCCCAACGGCACCAACGCCATCGCCTCGCTGGTGCGCGGCTGGCTGGACTCCCGGGCGGCCGACGAGGCCACCCTGACCGCGCTGGTCCAGGAGATCGAGACGGCGGCGCGCGAACGGGCCGAACGGGACGGCGTCCGGGCGGATGTCGTACGCGAGTCCTACACTCCGGTTGTCGACTTCGACGCGCCGCTGCGGGACCGGCTCGCCGCGCGCCTCGGCGCCGGCACGCCCTCCCGCCACCCGACCACCACCCCTGCCGGAGCCCCTTCGGGGCGCTGCCCGATTCTGCCGACCGGCGCGGGCCACGACGCGGGCATCCTGTCCGCCGTCATCCCCACCGCGATGCTGTTCGTCCGCAACCCCACCGGGGTTTCCCACTCCCCGAGCGAGTACGCGGGCGAGGCCGACTGCCTGGCGGGCACGGCGGCCCTCGCCGACGTCCTGGAGGAGCTCGTATGCCGTCCGTGACCCAGTTCTGGGCCCCCCACGCCTGGATCGACCCGGTCGTGGAGTCCGACGTCCTGCTCACCGTGTCGGAGGGCCGGATTACCGCGGTCACCCCCGACAGCGGCCCGGCCCCCGCCGGGGCGACCGTGCTGACCGGGCTCACCCTGCCCGGCATGGCCAACGCCCACTCGCACGCCTTCCACCGCGCCCTGCGCGGCACCGTCCAGGTCGGCAGCGGGACCTTCTGGACCTGGCGCGACACCATGTACCGGACCGCCGACGCGCTCACCCCGGACAGCTACCTGGAGCTGGCGACGGCCGTCTACGCGGAGATGGCGCTCGCGGGCATCACCGCCGTCGGCGAGTTCCACTATCTGCACCATGCCCCCGGGGGCACCCGCTACGCCGACCCCAACGCCATGGGCGAGGCGCTGATCGAGGCCGCCTCCCGGGCCGGCATCCGGATCACCCTGCTCGACACCTGCTACCTCTCGGCCGGCTTCGGCGAGCCCCCCAACCGGCACCAGCAGCGCTTCAGCGACGGCGACGCCGACGCCTGGGCGGCGCGCGCGAGCAGCATCGCGCCCCGCGCACACGCACGGATCGGCGCCGCCGTGCACTCCGTGCGCGCGGTGCCGGCCGAACAGCTGTCGACGGTGGCGCAGTGGGCGGGGGAACGGAAGGCCCCGCTGCACGTCCATCTCTCCGAGCAGACCGCCGAGAACGAGGCCTGCCTGGCGGCCCACCGGGTGACCCCCACTCAGCTGCTGGCCCAGCACGGGGTGCTGGGCCCGCGCACCTCGGCCGTGCACGCCACCCACCTCACCGACGCCGACGTCAAGCTGCTCAGCTCCTCCTCCACGGTCATCTGCATGTGCCCCACCACGGAACGGGACCTCGCCGACGGCATCGGCCCGGCCCGCAGGCTCGCCCACGGCGGCAGCCCGATCTCGCTGGGCAGCGACAGCCACGCGGTGATCGACCCGTTCGAGGAGGCGCGTGCGCTGGAGCTGAACGAGCGTCTCGCGACCCAGCAGCGCGGCCACTGGACGGCGGCGGCGCTGCTCCGCGCCGCGACGGAGGACGGCCATGCGTCCCTGGGGTGGCCCGAGGCGGGCCGTCTGGAGCGGGGGGCGCTCGCGGACTTCTGTTCCGTAGCGCTGGACACCCCCCGTACAGCGGGACCATCGGCGAGGTTGGGGGCGGAGACGGCGGTGTTCGCCGCGAGCGCGGCCGACGTCCGCGAGGTGGTGGTCGGCGGGCGGGTCGTCGTACGCGATGGCCGGCACCAGTCGGTACCCGATGTCGGAGCGGCACTCGCAATGGCGATCAAGCACGTCACCACCTAGTCGGAGCGGCACTCGCAATGGCGATCAAGCACGTCACCACCTAGTCGGAGCGGCACTCGCAATGGCGATCAAGCACGTCACCACCTAGTCGGAGCGGCACTCGCGATGGCGATCAAGCACGTTACTACCTGGGGGCGCGGGGAACTGCGCTGCCAACCATGCACCTCCGTAGAGGGCTGGTCGCGCAGTTCCCCGCGCCCCCAGGGGTCTGCAACTTTGGGAAGGTGCATATGGGCAGCACAGTGATCACCGGTATCGGCAGCTTGGTCACCAACGATCCGTCCATGGGCGATGGCCCGTTGGGCCTCTTGAGCGACGCCGCCGTCGTGATCGATGACGGCAGGATCGCCTGGGTCGGACCCGCCGCCTCGGCCCCCGCCGCCGACGACGCGTTCGACGCCGCCGGACGCGCGGTCATTCCCGGGTTCGTGGACTCGCATTCGCACCTTGTGTTCGCGGGCGACCGCACCGCCGAGTTCAACGCCCGGATGTCCGGTGCCGCCTACACCGCCGGCGGCATCCGTACGACCGTCGCCGCCACCCGCGCGGCCAGCGACGCCGAGTTGGACGCCAATGTCGCCCGCTACGTCGCAGAAGCCCTGCGTCAGGGCACCACCGTGCTGGAGTGCAAGTCCGGCTACGGCCTCACCGTGGAGGACGAGGCCCGCGCCCTCCGCATCGCGGGTCGCCACACCGACGAGACCACCTACCTCGGCGCGCATGTCGTCTCCCCCGACTACGCCGACGACCCTGCGGCCTACGTCGAGCTGGTCACCGGCCCCATGCTGGACGCCTGCGCCCCGCACGCCCGCTGGGTGGACGTCTTCTGCGAGCGCGGCGCCTTCGACGGGGACCAGGCCAGGGCCGTCCTGACGGCCGGCGCGAAGCGCGGTCTGACGCCCCGGATCCACGCCAACCAGCTGACCGAGGGCCCGGGCGTCCAGCTCGCCGTGGAGCTGGGGGCGGCCTCGGCCGACCACTGCACGCACCTGTCCGACGCCGACGTCGCCGCCCTCGCCGCCGCCTCGGGGACCACCGTGGCGACCCTGCTGCCCGGCGCCGAGTTCTCCACCCGCGCTCCCTACCCGGACGCGCGCCGCCTGCTTGACGCCGGCGCGACGGTCGCCCTCTCGACGGACTGCAACCCGGGTTCCAGCTTCACCACCTCCGTCCCCTTCTGCATCGCCGTCGCGGTCCGGGAGATGGGCATGACCCCGGACGAGGCCCTCTGGTCCGCCACGGCCGGCGGCGCAGCCGCCCTCCGCCGCACCGACGTCGGCCGAGTAACGGTCGGCGCCCGCGCCGACCTCGCCCTGCTCGACGCCCCCTCGCACGTCCACCTTGCCTACCGTCCCGGTGTGCCGCTCGTTGCCGCGGTGTGGCGCGGGGGCGAACGGGTTTACTGATCCTCCCACCGCTCACTGAGAACTTCCGTGCATGGCGGTTCCGCCCGCACGCCGATCGGCGTACCGTCAGCAGCTGGAAT includes:
- a CDS encoding allantoate amidohydrolase, which codes for MWSELLPVGRYDASGGYRRHAWTPADAECRAWFAEQAAARGLAYEVDRNGNQWAWYGDPQGDGAIVTGSHLDSVPDGGAFDGPLGVVSSFAALDALRERGFQPVRPLAITNFVDEEGARFGVACVGSRLTAGVLTQDQAYGLRDAAGVRLPDAMEAVGQDPALMGKDEERLSRVAAYVELHVEQGRFLAGTPHPVGVASAIWPHGRWRFDFHGEANHAGTTRLEDRRDPMLTYANTVLSARKKARLHGALATFGKVSVEPNGTNAIASLVRGWLDSRAADEATLTALVQEIETAARERAERDGVRADVVRESYTPVVDFDAPLRDRLAARLGAGTPSRHPTTTPAGAPSGRCPILPTGAGHDAGILSAVIPTAMLFVRNPTGVSHSPSEYAGEADCLAGTAALADVLEELVCRP
- a CDS encoding formimidoylglutamate deiminase, translating into MPSVTQFWAPHAWIDPVVESDVLLTVSEGRITAVTPDSGPAPAGATVLTGLTLPGMANAHSHAFHRALRGTVQVGSGTFWTWRDTMYRTADALTPDSYLELATAVYAEMALAGITAVGEFHYLHHAPGGTRYADPNAMGEALIEAASRAGIRITLLDTCYLSAGFGEPPNRHQQRFSDGDADAWAARASSIAPRAHARIGAAVHSVRAVPAEQLSTVAQWAGERKAPLHVHLSEQTAENEACLAAHRVTPTQLLAQHGVLGPRTSAVHATHLTDADVKLLSSSSTVICMCPTTERDLADGIGPARRLAHGGSPISLGSDSHAVIDPFEEARALELNERLATQQRGHWTAAALLRAATEDGHASLGWPEAGRLERGALADFCSVALDTPRTAGPSARLGAETAVFAASAADVREVVVGGRVVVRDGRHQSVPDVGAALAMAIKHVTT
- the hutI gene encoding imidazolonepropionase, whose protein sequence is MGSTVITGIGSLVTNDPSMGDGPLGLLSDAAVVIDDGRIAWVGPAASAPAADDAFDAAGRAVIPGFVDSHSHLVFAGDRTAEFNARMSGAAYTAGGIRTTVAATRAASDAELDANVARYVAEALRQGTTVLECKSGYGLTVEDEARALRIAGRHTDETTYLGAHVVSPDYADDPAAYVELVTGPMLDACAPHARWVDVFCERGAFDGDQARAVLTAGAKRGLTPRIHANQLTEGPGVQLAVELGAASADHCTHLSDADVAALAAASGTTVATLLPGAEFSTRAPYPDARRLLDAGATVALSTDCNPGSSFTTSVPFCIAVAVREMGMTPDEALWSATAGGAAALRRTDVGRVTVGARADLALLDAPSHVHLAYRPGVPLVAAVWRGGERVY